The DNA segment TGCCCCATTCACCCGACTCCATCACGGAAGAATCGATCATCTCCAGCGAGGAGTATGCCGAGTGTATCCCCGCATAGTGGTTGTCATGGAAGTGCACATTCTCGAGGACGACGGATGCTTGGTTCACAAGCTGCAAACCACGATGCCCATACTCGATCCTCGCATTCCTGATGACGTTTTCGTGCTCCGTGAGAAGTATGCTGTCCCAGTCACCGGGATGCTTGACCGTTTCGTTCGATGTGAAGACTATGGCCTCACCCTCGGAACCGTCAGCATGAAGGTGACCCTCGATTACCAGGCTCATGTCCGATTCGATCCGCACCTCAACGCCGGGGTCTATGACCAGCGTCTTGCCGAGATCCAGGTACGCGTTCTCGATGATCACAATCGGACTCTCATCAAAGGTCCAGTGCGTGTCCGTTATCTCCCCGTGAACGTACGTAGGTCCGGCAGAAGCCTGAGGGGGAATAATGTAGAGGCAGGAAAGAAGCATCACTAGCATCAGAGCAATTGCGGAGCCCAGTCGAGCAGTGCTTTTCGCCTCTTCCCTGCCTTGTGTTTTCAATCGCCTCAGTCCTGTGAAATTATAGCACGTAGCGTCTAATAAGGATGATGGCCGCTACTATGAGCGGTATCCCGAGCGCTATGGGCAGTATCACGTCCCTGATAGGCGGCCAGGGCGGCGCGATCATGCCTCCCTGGTTGTCGACGACCACGTCGACGCTGACCACGTCGGAATGCAACTCACCATCATAGGCGCGTGCGTGCACCGTATGGTTTCCATTGTCGTACTTGGTCGTGTCCCAGAGATACGCCCATGTGGACCAGCTTCCGTCGCCGGATGTGTCCGTGGCGTTCTGCCACTCGCCGTCGTCTATCTTCACCTGGACGAGGTCAACCTCGTCCCCCGGGTCAGGATCGCTGGCGTATCCGTACACGAGGTACTCCCCGTCCACGGTCTCGTTCTCGACCGGATGGACGATTTCCAACTCGGGTGCGTTGTTGAGGTTGTCAACGCCCACTTCCACGCAGTCAAGCTCGGAGTGGTGCTCTCCGTCATATGCGCGGGCGCAAACAGTATGGTTCCCGTTCTCGTACTCGCCAGTGTTCCACTCGTAGGCCCAGTGTGACCAGCTGCCGTCTCCAGAGACGTCTGTGGCGTCCTCCCACTCGTCCGAGTCTATCCTGACCTGGACGAGCTCCACGCCCCCGTCATCCTCAGCGATCCCGTTGACCAGAACTATGCCGCTGAGCAGCGCACCGTCATCCGGATGGAGTATCTCCACCTCTGGCGGGTCGTTCACATTGTCCGTGCACGCGATCACGGTGGCATTGTCGGACCAGAGCTCGCCGTCGTAGGACCTTGCGAGGATCCTGTAGCAGCCGTCATCCCACTCGGGGGTGATCCACTCGTACGCCCACTGGTACCAGCTGTCGTCCAGGGAGACGTCCTTTGCCAAGTGCCACTCGCCGTCGCCGATCTTCACCTGTACCTTGGTTATTCGGTCCCCTTCATCGTTGTCCCACGCCTTCCCGTGGATGAGATAGAACCCGCTCACTTCCTCGTTGTGCTCGGGATGGATGATCGAGACCTCGGGCTGGCTGTTATCGTTCTCCACGATGACCTCTCGGACGTCCACATCGGACCAGCCGCACTCGGAACCGGCCTTTGCCCTGACCCAGTGCTCCCCGTTCTCGTAGTCACGGGTGTTCCAGTGGAATGCCCATGTCCTGTAGTCGGTGCCCCAGGATGTATCGGTCGCCTCGTGCCAATCGCCCTCATCGATCCTCACCAGGACGTGAGAGACGCCGTACCCGGGGTTCGGGTCATCGGCCGTTCCGTGTATGAGCACAATCCCGCTGAGAACCTCCCCGTTCTCGGGATGCACTATCTCGACGGTCGGGGCCTCGCAGCCACCATTCTCAACGATGACCTTGATCCAGTCTAGCTCGGACCAGTGAACGCCGTCAGAGCCCTTGGCATGGATCCAGTGTATTCCGTCCTCCCACTGTGTGGTATCCCACTCCCACTTCCAGTACTCGAAGCCTTCCTCCATTCCCATCCAGGTGGCCTCGTGCCAGTCGCCGGTCTCGTCTATCATCACGAGGACCTCGAGCAGCTCGTTGTCATCGAAGCACTTGATCCAGACGTCCACCCAGCCGCTGACGACCTCCTCCCAATCGGGCTCGACTATCTCGCACGTCGGCGGGTCGTTGACGTTGTCCACGTAGACGTGTATGTCCACGTACTCGGAGTAGTCCTCACCGTCGAAGGCTCTGGCAACGACCGCGTGCCATCCGTCCTCGAACTCCGTCGTGTCCCACTCGTACTCCCAGGTGTGCCAATCACCGTCGGGCGAGACGTCCGTGGCGTTGAACCACTCCTCTGTCCCGTCGAACGCGACCTGCACGAGCTCGACCTGGTCGCCCTCATCGGGGTCCCCAGAGTGGCCCCACACGGTCACTGTCCCGCTGACCTCGGACCAGTCAGGCGGGTGCTCGATGTTCACCCAGGGCGGCGTGTTCGGCTCCTCGTTCATTATGTAGACATGTATGTCCGTCAGCTCGGAGTAGTCTTCACCATCAAAGGCCCTGACCACGAAGTAGTGCCAGCCGTCCTCGAAGGTCGTCGTGTCCCAGATGTACTCCCAGGTCCACCAGTCGCCCTCGTTGGATGTGTCCGTGCAGTTGATCCAGTCCTCCGTGTTGTCGAAGGCGATCTGCACAAGCTCGACCACATCGCCCTCGTCCGGATCGGAAGCGTGACCCCAGATCTCGACTATCCCCCAGACCTCGCTGTAGTCCGGCGGGTGCTCCACCCAGACGTGCGGCGGGGAGTTCTCGTTCTGCACGATGAAGCCGAGGTCGTACAGCTCCGAGTAGAGCTCCCCGTCGAAGGCCCTCGCGACTATGAAGTGCTCTCCGTTGAGAACGAGGGTGCTGTCCCATTCGTATTCCCAGTGGAACCAGTTCCCTGACAGGTCGTTCGCGAGCACCCAGTCGTCCGGGCTGTCGATGGAGACCTCCACGGTCACGACCTCGACATCGTCCTCCGACAAACCCTGGATGGTCACGATCCCGCCCAC comes from the Candidatus Thermoplasmatota archaeon genome and includes:
- a CDS encoding Ig-like domain-containing protein, with the translated sequence MDSKGFGGRSGQVLRTAIVFAFALVLGMGALTTGLANTPPVVVITYPDAGQTVGGIVTIQGLSEDDVEVVTVEVSIDSPDDWVLANDLSGNWFHWEYEWDSTLVLNGEHFIVARAFDGELYSELYDLGFIVQNENSPPHVWVEHPPDYSEVWGIVEIWGHASDPDEGDVVELVQIAFDNTEDWINCTDTSNEGDWWTWEYIWDTTTFEDGWHYFVVRAFDGEDYSELTDIHVYIMNEEPNTPPWVNIEHPPDWSEVSGTVTVWGHSGDPDEGDQVELVQVAFDGTEEWFNATDVSPDGDWHTWEYEWDTTEFEDGWHAVVARAFDGEDYSEYVDIHVYVDNVNDPPTCEIVEPDWEEVVSGWVDVWIKCFDDNELLEVLVMIDETGDWHEATWMGMEEGFEYWKWEWDTTQWEDGIHWIHAKGSDGVHWSELDWIKVIVENGGCEAPTVEIVHPENGEVLSGIVLIHGTADDPNPGYGVSHVLVRIDEGDWHEATDTSWGTDYRTWAFHWNTRDYENGEHWVRAKAGSECGWSDVDVREVIVENDNSQPEVSIIHPEHNEEVSGFYLIHGKAWDNDEGDRITKVQVKIGDGEWHLAKDVSLDDSWYQWAYEWITPEWDDGCYRILARSYDGELWSDNATVIACTDNVNDPPEVEILHPDDGALLSGIVLVNGIAEDDGGVELVQVRIDSDEWEDATDVSGDGSWSHWAYEWNTGEYENGNHTVCARAYDGEHHSELDCVEVGVDNLNNAPELEIVHPVENETVDGEYLVYGYASDPDPGDEVDLVQVKIDDGEWQNATDTSGDGSWSTWAYLWDTTKYDNGNHTVHARAYDGELHSDVVSVDVVVDNQGGMIAPPWPPIRDVILPIALGIPLIVAAIILIRRYVL